The Sulfolobus acidocaldarius DSM 639 genome has a window encoding:
- a CDS encoding triphosphoribosyl-dephospho-CoA synthase, with the protein MLEGELGEYCEKVAFILSNATVLEASYYKPGNASRTRDIKGVKFSDLVQSALLSTNYYKTACIRGSSQEKPLYDLLYMMAKISKTLQVNFSILGTAMQLLPLAYSSSSADSIGQLIFRATQLIRSLDSIESRYFKMTLETLQPSYLGKLDRAYDYREQDDNLSLFEILKISAFDSAVRNMLDGYKYSLWVAKLVEQEGYDRGILLGFLKVLCELPDGLIFRRNGGRIAMEVSKLACQCLSNEKLVSILDEYLVSRGYNPGSTADIVAVGIAIHELGVLYGDNGTYNQTSV; encoded by the coding sequence ATGTTGGAGGGAGAGTTAGGAGAATATTGTGAGAAAGTAGCATTTATCCTTTCTAACGCCACTGTCTTAGAAGCATCATATTACAAACCTGGAAACGCTTCAAGAACAAGAGATATTAAAGGTGTCAAGTTCTCGGACCTTGTACAGTCTGCATTACTTTCAACAAATTATTATAAAACCGCTTGTATAAGGGGTAGCTCACAGGAAAAGCCATTGTATGATCTTTTGTACATGATGGCTAAAATTAGTAAAACACTGCAAGTTAATTTTTCCATATTAGGTACTGCTATGCAACTTCTACCCTTAGCATATTCTTCCTCTTCAGCTGACTCCATTGGTCAACTTATTTTTAGAGCAACACAGCTAATTAGGTCATTGGATAGTATTGAATCTAGGTATTTTAAGATGACTCTGGAAACATTGCAACCAAGCTATTTGGGTAAATTAGATAGGGCATATGATTATAGAGAGCAAGATGATAATCTTTCCCTATTTGAAATTCTCAAGATATCAGCCTTTGATAGTGCAGTTAGAAATATGTTGGATGGCTACAAATATTCTCTATGGGTTGCAAAACTTGTTGAGCAGGAGGGGTATGATAGAGGGATTCTATTGGGATTTTTAAAGGTTTTATGTGAATTACCAGATGGGTTAATATTTAGGAGAAACGGTGGAAGAATAGCAATGGAAGTATCAAAACTGGCTTGCCAATGTTTGAGTAATGAAAAATTGGTGAGTATTTTAGATGAATATTTGGTCTCTAGGGGATATAATCCTGGCTCTACGGCAGATATAGTTGCAGTAGGTATAGCTATTCACGAACTGGGTGTTCTTTATGGCGATAATGGCACTTATAACCAGACTTCCGTGTGA
- a CDS encoding helix-turn-helix domain-containing protein, whose protein sequence is MLLYVTLLTPLDEWITNMDWTRNSFTILDIKPEENFSTFRLLIELKGNLPDTYKESFSKVSKDTYMGIIKVRSSGVIRVLGNYSIINGTVSNDSVVWVVVLNGYTELRKLLRDFIDSKIDVKILKVLKAKPSSIITGRQEQILKIALELGYFDFPRRIRLNELSKKLNISTSTLAEIIRRAERNIIEAFLRERDL, encoded by the coding sequence ATGCTATTATACGTAACGCTTCTTACTCCTCTTGATGAATGGATAACAAATATGGATTGGACAAGAAATTCCTTTACGATTCTAGATATCAAACCTGAGGAAAATTTCTCTACATTCAGACTTTTAATAGAACTCAAGGGGAACCTTCCAGATACATATAAGGAGTCCTTTTCAAAGGTATCTAAGGATACTTATATGGGAATCATCAAAGTAAGATCTAGTGGAGTTATAAGAGTCTTAGGTAATTACTCTATAATTAATGGGACAGTAAGTAATGACTCTGTCGTATGGGTTGTAGTTCTTAACGGATACACAGAATTAAGAAAATTGTTAAGAGACTTTATCGATAGTAAGATAGACGTTAAAATTCTCAAGGTTCTAAAGGCTAAACCATCTTCAATAATTACAGGAAGACAGGAGCAAATTCTGAAGATCGCACTAGAGTTAGGGTACTTTGACTTTCCCAGAAGAATTAGGCTGAATGAGTTATCAAAGAAATTAAACATTAGTACATCTACACTTGCTGAAATTATTAGAAGGGCAGAGAGAAATATAATTGAGGCATTTCTAAGGGAGAGAGACTTATGA
- a CDS encoding nucleotidyltransferase — protein MGRDYFLDKDLVLDRDNNIYYVYSNINPFGYIYAILKYVFTGKGLWKGYERALKYYGIHNVLKVKQEFIHECCYGVSFPVLRKSAISNHLKPEEKIREIIKHPSQSKQELTLLEIIQYIHTSRLGVSGSLLTNTYHELSDLDIVIYGCKESLNVIESFEGFNDDEEWIYETSKNYGLELDLVKKLYTRKIRGKYYNNVKYSILFVDDKPQRYCEDVCIPTHKRVKIKAEIEPDCKALFYPSKVSLYHVEGDEKVDNLVSYEGIYSYLLYSSRKIEVDGLLVKCENSSQVIVGDRNVGGRVRRIL, from the coding sequence ATGGGAAGAGATTATTTCCTTGACAAGGATCTAGTACTAGACAGGGATAACAACATATACTACGTGTACAGTAATATTAATCCCTTTGGATATATTTACGCGATATTAAAGTACGTTTTTACTGGTAAGGGATTATGGAAAGGATATGAGAGAGCTTTAAAATATTATGGGATTCATAACGTCCTAAAAGTAAAGCAGGAGTTTATCCATGAGTGCTGTTATGGTGTTAGCTTTCCCGTACTAAGAAAATCAGCAATTTCTAATCACCTCAAGCCTGAAGAGAAAATAAGGGAAATAATAAAGCATCCCTCACAGAGTAAGCAAGAGCTTACACTCCTCGAAATAATTCAGTACATTCATACATCTAGGTTAGGAGTCTCTGGCAGTTTACTTACAAACACCTATCATGAACTCTCTGATCTAGATATCGTAATATATGGATGCAAAGAATCATTGAATGTGATTGAGAGTTTTGAAGGTTTCAATGACGATGAGGAATGGATCTATGAAACCAGTAAGAATTACGGCTTAGAATTAGACTTAGTTAAAAAATTATATACTAGAAAAATTAGGGGCAAATATTACAATAACGTAAAATATTCTATTTTATTTGTAGATGATAAACCTCAAAGATATTGTGAAGATGTGTGCATTCCTACTCATAAAAGAGTTAAAATTAAGGCTGAAATAGAACCTGATTGTAAAGCATTATTTTACCCTTCTAAAGTGAGTCTGTATCATGTGGAAGGCGATGAAAAAGTAGACAATTTAGTTTCATATGAGGGCATATATTCTTATCTATTATACTCCTCGAGAAAAATAGAAGTTGATGGCTTACTTGTGAAATGTGAAAATTCCAGTCAAGTAATAGTGGGCGATAGAAATGTTGGAGGGAGAGTTAGGAGAATATTGTGA
- a CDS encoding DUF1464 family protein yields the protein MIFTGIDPGSRTYEAISVTETGNISRKIEIPTDLVKQASYSLLRYLLDERPVAVAMPSGHGLPFKKITDLSEKEIFLLTLADPEKEGHLRNFIRSSKAYIFNGFTIPGVIELDSVPVYRKINVIDMGTADKVASAFFYRTMYDNFVLVEIGSNFSSILVVQNGEITDGFGGTILPGFSSAGFLDGEIAYLLCKYAKISKETIYSGGNWERGVEIIRIISEWYSSKYDLPIIVSGRRKWDVDFGKKFSFPFKESAIGSAYIANSLYGGIYRKYIDFLKSAGTPLSHVRLKGWEEIISLTRI from the coding sequence ATGATTTTTACTGGAATTGACCCCGGGAGTAGGACTTATGAAGCCATATCTGTAACCGAAACCGGAAATATTTCCAGGAAAATTGAGATACCTACAGACCTAGTGAAGCAAGCTTCTTATTCTTTACTTAGATATTTGTTAGACGAAAGACCTGTAGCCGTTGCAATGCCATCGGGTCATGGCTTACCGTTTAAGAAAATTACCGATCTCTCTGAAAAGGAAATTTTTCTATTAACACTTGCTGACCCTGAGAAAGAGGGACACTTAAGGAACTTTATAAGATCCTCAAAAGCATATATTTTCAATGGGTTCACAATTCCAGGAGTAATAGAGCTAGACTCAGTACCCGTGTATAGAAAGATAAACGTAATAGATATGGGAACAGCAGATAAGGTAGCCTCAGCGTTTTTTTACAGGACAATGTACGATAATTTTGTGCTAGTAGAAATTGGTTCTAATTTCTCCTCTATACTGGTAGTTCAAAATGGCGAGATTACAGATGGGTTTGGTGGGACTATACTACCTGGTTTCTCCTCTGCTGGTTTCTTAGATGGAGAAATTGCATACTTATTATGCAAGTACGCTAAAATTTCTAAGGAGACAATTTATTCAGGAGGTAACTGGGAAAGAGGAGTAGAAATAATCAGGATAATTTCTGAATGGTATTCATCTAAATATGATCTCCCAATAATAGTTTCTGGCAGGAGAAAGTGGGATGTAGATTTTGGTAAGAAATTTTCTTTCCCTTTCAAAGAATCAGCCATAGGTTCAGCTTATATAGCAAATTCTCTCTATGGTGGAATCTACAGGAAATATATAGATTTCCTTAAAAGTGCAGGTACTCCATTATCACATGTGAGGCTAAAGGGATGGGAAGAGATTATTTCCTTGACAAGGATCTAG
- a CDS encoding type II toxin-antitoxin system VapC family toxin translates to MVILDSNVIIRVMRGDKNTFKVVEEFEDTIATTVFNVYEILRSKFGYKVREHIEKMVIYPFTAREASIASDIYRELASRGKIKEDIDVLIASIVKSNNEVLITYDKDFEDIKKIIGINIITL, encoded by the coding sequence ATGGTGATACTTGACTCCAATGTGATAATAAGAGTAATGAGAGGAGACAAAAACACATTTAAAGTAGTTGAGGAGTTCGAAGATACGATAGCTACAACGGTATTTAACGTCTATGAGATTCTAAGATCTAAGTTTGGATATAAGGTTAGAGAGCATATTGAAAAAATGGTTATATATCCTTTCACAGCTAGAGAAGCTTCAATTGCATCAGATATATATCGAGAACTCGCTTCACGGGGCAAAATAAAGGAAGATATCGATGTTCTAATAGCTTCTATTGTCAAGTCTAATAATGAGGTTTTGATAACCTATGATAAAGACTTTGAGGATATAAAGAAAATTATTGGAATAAATATTATAACATTATAG
- a CDS encoding antitoxin VapB family protein, producing MPKVITISDDVYDKLSKLKKGRSFSETINELIEFYNKNRKGNKDVLLQMFGILNEEEATEMASETLNIRKSFRFRAVENGDT from the coding sequence ATGCCTAAAGTCATTACAATATCAGATGATGTTTATGATAAATTATCGAAATTAAAGAAGGGTAGGTCATTCAGTGAAACTATAAATGAGCTAATTGAGTTCTATAACAAGAATAGAAAGGGGAATAAGGATGTTTTACTCCAAATGTTTGGAATTCTTAATGAAGAGGAGGCTACGGAGATGGCTAGTGAGACACTGAATATCAGAAAGAGTTTTAGGTTTAGGGCTGTTGAAAATGGTGATACTTGA
- a CDS encoding 4Fe-4S dicluster domain-containing protein, producing MGIDPNYRTSKPVVGDHSGHKIYGPVESPKVLGVHGTIVGVDFDLCIADGSCITACPVNVFQWYETPGHPASEKKADPVNEQACIFCMACVNVCPVAAIDVKPP from the coding sequence ATGGGTATAGATCCGAATTATAGAACAAGTAAGCCAGTAGTAGGTGACCATTCAGGTCACAAGATTTATGGACCAGTGGAATCCCCTAAGGTGTTGGGTGTACATGGAACTATAGTAGGGGTAGACTTCGATCTATGTATAGCAGACGGTTCATGTATAACTGCGTGCCCTGTGAATGTGTTTCAATGGTATGAGACACCAGGTCATCCCGCATCTGAGAAAAAAGCAGATCCAGTTAATGAACAAGCCTGTATATTCTGTATGGCATGTGTAAACGTTTGCCCAGTAGCAGCAATAGATGTGAAGCCTCCTTAA
- the coaBC gene encoding bifunctional phosphopantothenoylcysteine decarboxylase/phosphopantothenate--cysteine ligase CoaBC codes for MVHPSKKIIGEVSRELLNKKILVGVTASVSIYKSLDLVRALMRRGANVRVIMSKDSIRLINPMMFHWATGEEPVVSVGGEIEHVELAEEYDALVIAPSTANTISKLANGIADTSITLTALNFVGIKKPVILVPAMHLTMYEAPQFKENIEKLVKQGIEIISPEITRDVAHYPDIEYLSSYITSFLLRGKDLKGYKIVVTAGPTREYIDPVRFISNSSSGTMGVSIANEAYFRGADVILVHGPLSSSVKPYTKRIRVDTTQEMAENVEKLVRDEKYGIVILAGAPADFKPKNTASSKIDSHSEVPKVELETTPKISSKLSIYRPLLVGFSAETVNSDEELIEKAKMKKERHKFDIIVANNVKRKDIGFSSEYNEVIVIGNSFVRKLEKNYKTIIARELLDIVKYEVSRKV; via the coding sequence ATGGTACACCCATCGAAAAAAATTATAGGAGAGGTTTCTAGAGAATTACTAAATAAAAAGATATTGGTTGGTGTAACAGCTAGTGTATCCATTTACAAAAGTCTCGATTTAGTCAGAGCATTGATGAGAAGGGGAGCAAATGTTAGAGTCATAATGAGTAAGGATTCAATTAGATTGATTAATCCCATGATGTTCCATTGGGCTACAGGGGAAGAGCCTGTAGTAAGTGTAGGAGGAGAAATAGAACATGTTGAACTTGCTGAAGAATACGATGCACTAGTTATAGCACCATCTACAGCTAATACAATTTCTAAATTAGCCAACGGAATAGCGGACACTTCTATAACATTGACTGCACTGAACTTTGTTGGAATTAAGAAACCTGTTATTTTGGTACCTGCAATGCACCTGACAATGTATGAGGCTCCTCAGTTTAAAGAGAATATAGAAAAACTTGTCAAACAGGGCATTGAAATAATTAGCCCAGAGATTACCAGGGATGTGGCTCATTACCCAGATATTGAATATCTCTCTAGTTATATCACATCTTTTCTTCTCAGGGGAAAAGATCTTAAAGGATATAAAATAGTGGTGACTGCCGGTCCAACTAGAGAATACATTGACCCGGTCAGGTTTATTTCAAATTCAAGTAGTGGTACTATGGGTGTGTCGATAGCTAATGAAGCCTATTTTAGGGGCGCAGACGTTATCTTAGTTCACGGTCCATTATCCTCAAGCGTTAAGCCATACACTAAAAGAATCAGGGTTGATACTACGCAAGAGATGGCTGAAAATGTAGAAAAATTGGTTAGAGATGAGAAATATGGTATAGTTATATTAGCCGGTGCACCAGCTGATTTTAAGCCCAAGAATACTGCTTCAAGTAAAATAGATAGCCATTCAGAAGTTCCTAAAGTTGAATTAGAGACGACTCCTAAAATTTCCTCAAAATTGTCAATCTATCGCCCACTACTAGTGGGATTTTCTGCTGAAACCGTAAATAGTGATGAGGAGCTGATCGAGAAGGCAAAGATGAAAAAAGAAAGGCATAAATTTGATATAATAGTTGCAAATAACGTGAAGAGAAAGGACATAGGCTTTTCCTCAGAATATAATGAGGTAATAGTTATAGGAAATTCTTTCGTTAGGAAGCTAGAAAAGAACTATAAGACAATTATAGCTAGAGAATTGTTAGATATCGTTAAATACGAAGTAAGTAGAAAGGTTTAA
- the rimI gene encoding ribosomal protein S18-alanine N-acetyltransferase, with product MEITEDSKRKINYQIRLATLSDIDQIIRINRSALPENYPYYFFVEHLKEYGQAFYVADLEGEVVGYVMPRIEWGFSNLKHIPSLVRKGHIVSIAVLEPFRKIGVGTSLLQNSLKAMKDTYNAEEVYLEVRVTNYPAISLYKKFNFREVKLLKHYYADGEDAYLMAAPL from the coding sequence ATGGAAATAACCGAGGATAGTAAGAGGAAAATCAATTATCAAATCAGGCTTGCGACATTATCAGACATAGACCAAATAATTAGGATAAATAGATCTGCACTACCCGAAAATTATCCATATTATTTTTTTGTTGAACATTTAAAGGAATATGGACAGGCATTTTATGTAGCTGACCTAGAAGGTGAAGTTGTTGGTTATGTCATGCCGAGAATAGAATGGGGATTTAGTAATCTTAAACACATTCCGTCTCTAGTTAGAAAAGGTCATATAGTGTCTATTGCTGTTCTTGAACCCTTCAGAAAGATAGGTGTCGGCACATCACTTTTACAAAACTCTCTCAAAGCCATGAAAGATACATATAATGCTGAGGAAGTATATCTAGAAGTAAGAGTTACAAACTATCCTGCAATATCACTGTACAAGAAATTCAATTTCAGAGAAGTTAAACTCCTTAAACACTATTATGCAGACGGAGAAGATGCATACTTAATGGCTGCTCCTCTTTAA